The proteins below are encoded in one region of Cucurbita pepo subsp. pepo cultivar mu-cu-16 chromosome LG10, ASM280686v2, whole genome shotgun sequence:
- the LOC111803360 gene encoding nascent polypeptide-associated complex subunit alpha-like protein 1, translating to MTAQTQEELLAAQLEEQKINSDEPVIEEEDDDDDDEEDDDKDEDDAEGHGEASGRSRQSRSEKKSRKAMLKLGMKPIPGVSRVTIKKSKNILFVISKPDVFKSPTSDTYIIFGEAKIEDLSSQLQTQAAEQFKAPNLSNLTSKPEPSTVVQDDEVVDEDGVEPKDIELVMTQAGVSRPKAVKALKAADGDIVSAIMELTN from the exons ATGACTGCTCAGACCCAGGAAGAGCTTCTCGCCGCTCAGCTAGAGGAGCAAAAGATTAAt TCTGATGAACCTGTAATTGAAGAGGAGGATgacgatgacgatgatgaagaagacgatgacaaAGATGAGGATGATGCTGAAG GGCATGGAGAGGCCAGTGGCAGGTCTAGGCAAAGCAGAAGTGAAAAAAAGAGTCGCAAAGCAATGTTGAAACTAGGAATGAAGCCAATTCCTGGCGTGAGCCGCGTCACGATcaagaagagcaagaat ATTCTTTTTGTCATTTCAAAACCAGATGTTTTCAAGAGTCCCACTTCAGATACCTACATTATCTTTGGGGAAGCCAAGATTGAAGATTTGAGCTCCCAACTACAAACCCAAGCTGCAGAGCAGTTCAAGGCACCTAATTTGAGTAACTTGACATCAAAGCCTGAGCCATCAACCGTGGTTCAAGACGACGAAGTAGTTGATGAGGATGGGGTCGAACCCAAGGACATTGAACTGGTGATGACTCAAGCTGGTGTGTCGAGACCAAAGGCCGTGAAAGCCCTCAAAGCAGCCGATGGCGATATCGTATCTGCTATAATGGAACTTACAAATTAA
- the LOC111803361 gene encoding nascent polypeptide-associated complex subunit alpha-like protein 1: MTAQTQEELLAAQLDEQKINSDEPVIEDDDDDEDDEEDDDKDEDDAEGHGEASGRSKQSRSEKKSRKAMLKLGMKPIPSVSRVTVKKSKNILFVISKPDVFKSPTSDTYVIFGEAKIEDLSSQLQTQAAEQFKAPNLSNLTSKPEAPTIAQDDEVVDESGVEPKDIELVMTQAGVSRPRAVKALKAADGDIVSAIMELTN; this comes from the exons ATGACTGCTCAGACTCAGGAAGAGCTTCTCGCCGCCCAGCTTGATGAGCAAAAGATTAAt TCTGATGAACCTGTAATTGAGgacgatgacgacgacgaagatgatgaagaagatgatgacaaGGATGAGGATGATGCTGAAG GGCACGGAGAGGCCAGTGGCAGGTCGAAGCAAAGCAGAAGCGAAAAAAAGAGTCGCAAAGCAATGCTGAAACTTGGAATGAAGCCAATCCCGAGTGTGAGCCGTGTCACAGTcaagaagagcaagaat ATTCTTTTTGTCATTTCGAAACCAGACGTCTTCAAGAGCCCGACTTCCGATACCTACGTCATTTTTGGGGAAGCAAAGATTGAAGATTTGAGCTCCCAGCTACAAACCCAAGCTGCAGAGCAGTTCAAGGCTCCTAATTTGAGTAATTTGACATCAAAGCCTGAGGCACCAACCATTGCTCAAGACGACGAAGTAGTCGATGAGTCCGGGGTTGAACCGAAGGACATCGAACTGGTGATGACTCAAGCTGGGGTATCGAGACCAAGGGCTGTGAAAGCACTCAAAGCAGCGGATGGTGATATCGTGTCTGCCATTATGGAACTTACAAATTAG
- the LOC111803363 gene encoding 50S ribosomal protein 5 alpha, chloroplastic-like produces the protein MAFLLCSNPLSISLHSSTFSPSPSPSPSPSCFPVNFAALNSMLLMKPTGFQPKHFNGVRLRNPSFVENTVSFTVKAASEIDATGETDSNEPKPSAEAKKEDVPVDKLPLESKLQERLEQKARMKLAKKIRLRRKRLVRKRHLRKKGRWPPSKMKKLKNV, from the exons ATGGCTTTTCTTCTCTGCTCCAATCCCCTCTCCATCTCTCTCCATTCATCTACATTTTCGCCGTCGCCATCGCCATCGCCGTCGCCGTCATGTTTTCCAGTGAATTTCGCCGCCCTGA ATTCTATGTTACTCATGAAGCCTACTGGGTTTCAGCCAAAACACTTCAATGGGGTTAGACTTCGAAACCCCTCCTTCGTTGAAAATACGGTGTCATTTACTGTCAAGGCTGCATCTGAGATCGATGCTACGGGAGAAACCGACAGTAACGAACCGAAGCCCTCGGCAGAAGCTAAAAAGGAGGATGTTCCAGTTGACAAACTTCCATTAGAATCAAAACTGCAAGAGAGGCTGGAGCAGAAGGCAAGGATGAAGTTGGCAAAAAAGATTAGGCTGCGGAGGAAGCGGCTTGTTCGGAAACGCcatttgaggaagaaaggaCGATGGCCTCCATCAAAGatgaagaagttgaagaacGTTTGA
- the LOC111803359 gene encoding ER membrane protein complex subunit 8/9 homolog produces MAGDQRFEISQNAYIKLILHALKHRTSAVNGLLLGRISGPNDVIEIADSVPLFHSSIGLLPQLEISLLLIEEYYAAKGLNIVGYFHANERFDDYEVGGVAKHIGDHISRFFPHAALLLLDHRKLEALPKRKDRSPVMELYTRETSKNWKLAGSDGSSQLTIKEPLANMVLLDYVSSEKWQDVVDFDDHLDDISKDWLNPDLFK; encoded by the exons ATGGCCGGCGATCAACGGTTCGAGATCTCTCAGAATGCTTACATAAAGCTTATTCTCCATGCCCTAAAGCACCGGACCTCCGCCGTCAACGGACTCCTCCTTGGTCGCATCTCCGGCCCCAATGATGTAATCGAAATTGCCGATTCCGTCCCTCTCTTCCACTCCAGCATCGGTCTCCTCCCTCAGCTCGAGATATCTCTCCTTCTG ATTGAAGAATATTATGCGGCCAAGGGATTGAATATCGTGGGATACTTTCATGCCAATGAGCGGTTTGATGACTATGAGGTCGGTGGTGTAGCCAAGCATATTGGTGATCATATTTCTCGATTTTTTCCACATGCTGCTCTTCTTTTG TTAGATCACAGAAAACTTGAAGCTCTTCCAAAGAGGAAGGATAGAAGCCCTGTAATGGAG CTATACACAAGGGAAACTTCCAAGAATTGGAAGCTGGCTGGATCCGACGGAAGCAGCCAGCTAACAATCAAAGaaccgttagcaaatatggTCCTCTTAGATTACGTATCATCTGAAAAATGGCAAGATGTGGTGGACTTCGATGATCACCTCGATGACATTAGCAA GGATTGGTTGAACCCAGACCTCTTCAAGTAG
- the LOC111803343 gene encoding E3 ubiquitin-protein ligase At1g63170-like produces MDGGRPSSTGFLSWRRTLSSRFALPLIQDAANLIMEHRGVIFGDCAEPRVDDEEDENGYDRRVFLRNGSSFIKPILVLDLFWNLFFVFVSVIVLVLSAEEKPSAPLRLWLSGYAVQCLLHVFFVFFAYFRRSSRYRFVFENRVAQDELRLSHNRIRFLKRLEASNTMISYIWWVFGFYWIVTGGQSLLEGSPRLYWLAVVFLAFDVFFIIFCTGMAFVGFFTVCCIIPFLAYGYTMTFLEGASEDEIRALPKYRFRQDNPLESFDSDKKHEVGMTLEPGYNGYTTEHLLNTEDSACCICLAQYVHGVQLCMLPCSHHFHTRCIVKWLRINATCPLCKFSIGHGDSLV; encoded by the exons ATGGACGGCGGCAGACCATCGAGCACCGGGTTCTTGTCCTGGCGGCGGACCTTGAGCTCGAGATTCGCGCTTCCTTTGATTCAAGACGCCGCCAATTTGATCATGGAACATCGCGGCGTAATCTTCGGTGACTGTGCCGAACCACGAGTTGATGATGAGGAGGATGAGAATGGATACGACCGTCGGGTTTTTTTGCGGAATGGGTCGTCCTTCATCAAGCCTATTTTGGTACTCGACTTGTTCTGGAATTTGTTCTTCGTTTTTGTGTCCGTGATTGTGCTCGTACTGTCTGCTGAAGAGAAACCTTCCGCTCCTTTGAGATTATGGCTTTCGGGTTATGCTGTCCAGTGCCTTCTCCATGtcttttttgtgttctttgcCTACTTTAGAAGGAGTTCTCGCTATCGATTTGTGTTTGAGAATCGTGTGGCTCAGGATGAACTTCGCCTTTCTCATAATCGAATAAg ATTTTTGAAAAGATTGGAAGCATCGAACACAATGATATCATATATCTGGTGGGTTTTTGGATTCTATTGGATTGTCACGGGTGGTCAATCTCTTTTGGAAGGCTCTCCCCGGCTCTACTG GTTGGCAGTGGTTTTCCTAGCCTTTGATGTGTTCTTTATTATCTTCTGCACTGGGATGGCTTTTGTTGGTTTCTTTACTGTTTGCTGCATAATACCATTTTTAGCATATGGCTATACCATGACATTCCTAGAAGGTGCCTCTGAAGATGAAATTAGAGCACTTCCCAAGTACAGGTTTCGCCAAGACAATCCACTCGAGTCGTTCGACAGTGACAAGAAACATGAAGTTGGGATGACCTTGGAGCCTGGCTACAATGGTTATACAACTGAACACCTTCTAAATACAGAGGACTCG GCATGCTGCATATGCCTTGCCCAGTATGTACATGGAGTACAATTGTGCATGCTTCCCTGTAGTCATCATTTCCATACTCGATGCATTGTCAAATGGCTTCGAATAAACGCAACCTGCCCCCTCTGCAAGTTCAGCATCGGACATGGCGATTCCTTGGTCTGA
- the LOC111803348 gene encoding probable E3 ubiquitin-protein ligase RHC1A produces MSNGRNTHWCYRCRSSVRPRGRDAVCPNCNGGFIHELDDMVHGNPFEFFGLDDDDEVHNHGMGAFSAFMRQRLAERNDMRGRSESVFELSPGFGPLLVFGGQVPMRNSRLEALFNGAPGVGLTRGNSGDYLIGPGLEELFEQLSGNGHRGPPPASRSSIDAIPTVRIAQQHLRSDSHCPVCKEKFELGSEARQMPCSHMYHSDCIVPWLVQHNSCPVCRQELPPQGVGVGGGGGGGGGGHIANGQNESSSYNSGNGSSINPGRRNPFSNLWPFRSSNSRSNHGGAGSSDPTNHQMGYSGYRYTNSP; encoded by the coding sequence ATGTCGAATGGTCGGAACACCCATTGGTGTTATAGATGCAGAAGTTCGGTACGTCCTCGAGGTAGAGATGCAGTTTGCCCCAACTGCAATGGAGGATTTATCCATGAACTCGATGATATGGTGCATGGAAACCCATTTGAATTCTTTGGtttggatgatgatgatgaagttCACAATCATGGTATGGGAGCATTCTCTGCTTTTATGAGACAGCGGTTAGCTGAAAGAAACGACATGAGGGGAAGATCAGAGTCGGTTTTCGAGCTTAGCCCGGGATTTGGACCGCTATTAGTGTTTGGTGGTCAAGTTCCAATGAGAAACAGCAGGTTAGAAGCTCTCTTCAATGGGGCTCCTGGCGTTGGCCTTACACGAGGCAATAGCGGCGACTACTTGATAGGCCCTGGACTGGAGGAGCTATTTGAACAGCTTTCAGGAAATGGTCATCGCGGTCCTCCGCCAGCATCTAGATCATCAATTGATGCAATACCAACTGTTAGGATCGCGCAACAACATCTTCGCTCGGATTCACATTGTCCAGTTTgcaaagaaaaatttgaactcGGGTCTGAAGCTAGGCAGATGCCTTGTAGTCACATGTACCACTCAGATTGTATTGTTCCATGGCTAGTCCAACACAACTCTTGCCCTGTTTGTCGCCAGGAACTGCCACCACAAGGAGTAGGGGTCGGGGGCGGGggcggaggcggaggcggGGGACATATCGCCAATGGTCAAAACGAAAGCAGCAGCTACAACAGCGGTAATGGCTCCAGTATCAATCCAGGCAGACGCAATCCATTCTCTAATCTGTGGCCATTTAGGTCGTCTAATTCAAGGTCCAACCATGGCGGAGCAGGGAGTAGTGACCCGACGAACCACCAGATGGGGTATTCGGGATATCGATACACTAATTCACCATGA